A window of Chitinispirillum alkaliphilum contains these coding sequences:
- a CDS encoding Phosphoglycerate mutase: MKRRITLIRHGKPKAKEDYSPFSIISGSEMGMFIRAWNSSELYQSGLEPIKVKDVISDGDVFICSELKRTSESFSRLGIKRFDTCKLLNEAQLPHGICKNVKLPLFAWLVILRILWRFGWSENSESYMEFKNRIKNAAEYLVNHESEAQHIVVMAHGFVNRHLNAELVKRNWKLVLKEGGNSFWSFLTYENI, from the coding sequence ATGAAAAGAAGAATAACACTAATCAGACACGGAAAACCCAAAGCGAAAGAAGATTACTCTCCGTTTTCCATAATATCTGGATCGGAAATGGGTATGTTTATCAGAGCCTGGAACAGCAGCGAACTTTACCAATCGGGTCTTGAACCAATAAAAGTGAAAGATGTCATTTCAGATGGAGATGTTTTTATCTGCAGTGAATTAAAAAGGACCTCAGAATCTTTCTCTCGCTTAGGTATAAAAAGATTCGATACTTGTAAACTTCTCAATGAAGCGCAACTGCCTCACGGTATCTGTAAAAACGTAAAACTCCCCCTTTTTGCCTGGTTAGTGATTCTACGGATTTTATGGAGATTTGGTTGGAGCGAAAACTCAGAATCGTATATGGAATTTAAGAACAGAATCAAAAATGCAGCAGAGTATCTTGTTAATCACGAAAGTGAGGCGCAGCATATTGTTGTGATGGCACATGGTTTTGTCAACAGGCATTTAAATGCAGAACTGGTGAAAAGAAACTGGAAACTGGTGTTAAAAGAA